Proteins co-encoded in one Prevotella sp. E13-27 genomic window:
- a CDS encoding DUF4254 domain-containing protein, which translates to MTFTEHANKIFQQVIADYHLTDNVDTPIRNPYERESIDHSLYLKCWIDTVQWHYEDIIRDPHIDPTEALALKRRIDRSNQDRTDLVEEIDTYFRTVYSDVTPLPDARLNTESPAWAVDRLSILALKIYHMQEQVDRKDADEEHRQRCAAKLDVLLEQQKDLSLAIDQLLDDYKAGRKVMKVYRQMKMYNDPSTNPILYKKN; encoded by the coding sequence ATGACTTTTACAGAACATGCCAACAAAATCTTCCAACAAGTGATTGCTGATTACCACTTGACGGACAATGTGGACACACCAATACGTAACCCTTATGAGCGCGAGTCGATAGACCACAGCCTCTATCTGAAATGCTGGATAGACACCGTGCAGTGGCACTATGAGGACATCATCCGTGATCCGCACATCGACCCGACGGAAGCTCTCGCTCTGAAGCGCCGCATTGACCGTTCAAACCAGGACCGCACAGATCTCGTGGAAGAGATTGACACGTATTTCCGTACCGTTTATAGCGACGTTACTCCCCTACCCGACGCACGTCTGAACACAGAGAGTCCGGCGTGGGCTGTGGACCGTCTGTCAATACTTGCACTGAAGATCTATCACATGCAGGAGCAGGTGGACCGTAAGGATGCCGACGAGGAGCACCGTCAGCGCTGTGCTGCGAAGCTCGATGTGCTGCTGGAACAGCAGAAAGACCTGTCGCTCGCCATTGACCAGCTTCTCGACGACTATAAGGCCGGCCGCAAGGTGATGAAGGTATATCGTCAAATGAAGATGTATAACGACCCAAGCACAAACCCGATACTCTACAAGAAAAACTAG
- a CDS encoding glycosyltransferase family 9 protein: MKHEHILIIRFSALGDVAMTVPVVWALARQYPELRITVLSRPISRTFFEDLAPNVNFMAADLKNEYHGLKGLNALFRRLVAKQFTAIADLHSVLRSEYLRFRFKLGNYKVAHLNKHRNMRRNLVAKQPKKVMRPLPTPFQNYLDVFAKLGYPIDPKYLNFRSIFDVMPAPADGDNAAELVRGTGNLNMLPKSIGQKRSWEQWIGIAPFATYEGKIYPLKKMEEVIEKLIERYPKARIFFFGRGEKEEAAFSEWTKRWKQSLYVGENTENLYQELILMSHLDVMVSMDSSNMHMASLTGTPVVSIWGATHPYAGFLGWKQSHDNIVQCADLDCRPCSIYGKQPCMRGDYACMNNITPEQVVEKIAGLLQTDK, from the coding sequence GTGAAACACGAGCACATACTCATAATACGTTTTTCGGCTCTTGGCGATGTGGCCATGACGGTGCCTGTAGTGTGGGCACTGGCACGGCAGTATCCTGAGTTGCGCATAACAGTGCTAAGCCGTCCTATCTCGCGTACGTTCTTTGAGGACCTGGCACCAAACGTTAACTTCATGGCTGCCGACCTGAAGAACGAGTACCATGGACTGAAAGGACTTAACGCGCTGTTCCGCAGACTGGTAGCGAAACAGTTCACTGCCATTGCCGACCTGCATAGTGTGCTTAGGAGTGAGTATCTGCGTTTCAGGTTCAAGCTCGGCAACTACAAAGTGGCTCATCTGAACAAGCACCGTAACATGAGGCGGAATCTGGTGGCTAAACAGCCTAAAAAGGTGATGAGACCACTGCCAACACCCTTCCAGAACTATCTCGATGTGTTCGCAAAGCTGGGCTATCCCATAGATCCGAAATACCTTAATTTCCGTTCTATCTTTGACGTTATGCCAGCCCCTGCCGACGGCGATAATGCTGCCGAGTTGGTGAGAGGCACAGGTAATCTTAATATGCTGCCGAAGAGCATTGGTCAGAAGCGCTCATGGGAGCAGTGGATAGGCATAGCTCCTTTCGCCACATACGAGGGAAAGATATATCCTCTGAAGAAGATGGAGGAGGTCATAGAGAAGCTCATTGAGCGCTATCCGAAGGCTCGCATATTCTTCTTCGGAAGAGGCGAGAAGGAGGAGGCTGCATTCTCTGAGTGGACAAAGCGCTGGAAGCAGAGCCTATATGTTGGTGAAAACACAGAAAACCTCTATCAGGAGCTTATACTGATGAGCCATCTGGACGTCATGGTGTCTATGGACTCATCAAACATGCACATGGCATCGCTGACGGGCACGCCTGTAGTAAGCATCTGGGGCGCAACGCATCCCTATGCCGGCTTCCTCGGCTGGAAGCAGAGTCATGACAACATTGTGCAGTGTGCCGACCTCGACTGCCGTCCGTGCAGCATCTACGGTAAGCAGCCATGCATGCGCGGCGACTATGCATGCATGAACAACATCACACCTGAACAGGTGGTTGAGAAAATAGCAGGTCTTTTGCAAACTGATAAATGA
- a CDS encoding RNA methyltransferase has protein sequence MNRLTVEEYQEAEKMPLVIVLDDVRSMYNVGSVFRTSDAFRLEKICLCGITSTPPHAEIHKTALGAEDSVSWEYYDTALEAVEKLHKEGYTVFSVEQAEGSTSLPSFHAQRGCKYAVVMGNEVKGVHQEVIDASDACLEIPQFGTKHSMNVSVTTGIVIYQFAKDLLFSQPPVQV, from the coding sequence ATGAATCGCCTCACGGTTGAGGAATACCAGGAGGCAGAGAAGATGCCGCTTGTCATCGTTCTTGATGACGTGCGGTCGATGTATAACGTTGGATCAGTGTTCCGCACCAGTGACGCGTTCCGCTTAGAGAAGATATGCCTGTGCGGCATCACCTCTACCCCGCCCCACGCCGAGATCCACAAGACAGCACTCGGTGCCGAGGACAGTGTCAGCTGGGAATATTATGATACTGCACTTGAAGCCGTTGAAAAACTGCATAAAGAGGGCTACACGGTCTTTTCTGTGGAACAGGCGGAAGGTAGCACCTCCCTACCCTCTTTCCACGCTCAGCGAGGCTGTAAATACGCTGTAGTGATGGGTAACGAAGTAAAAGGCGTCCATCAGGAAGTGATAGACGCCTCAGATGCTTGTCTTGAGATACCTCAGTTTGGCACAAAACACTCAATGAATGTCAGTGTCACCACAGGTATCGTCATTTATCAGTTTGCAAAAGACCTGCTATTTTCTCAACCACCTGTTCAGGTGTGA
- a CDS encoding mechanosensitive ion channel family protein codes for MRQSLKTFLLLLLLLPLKSIAQDVDSVQLMMDSLRREVQELRLKEIVMKHKLDSTGQSARDDSMRREHQRQHIDSLRQITPGVPLIVEGDTLFVVYAKLGGEDALHRVESMERKIVQIGKSFRTTTDSIHVFDSELTSDVMCGEIVLVRVSDYDGLWNGLSRHDLATNHARIIQVKIEQLQEEYGLKAKLHGLAWALLLIIVQIVLFVLTTRFIHWLRNEVMGGLRGRMKPVVIKGYELLNVNNAKRILLITVRILQVLLIVFQLAISLPVLFSIFPETEKFTWNMINYVWSPLRDIFISFVNYFPNLVKIIVIIYVVRWLLRAVRHMSDEIASGRLKIDSFYQDWAQPTYQIIRIFIIAFTLIVIWPLLPGSDSGVFKGVSIFVAALFSLGSTASIGNLISGIIITYMRPFLVGDYVQIGDREGTVIEKNAFITRLRDIKENIITVPNNSILSQTTVNYTAAVRAAGGTIVHSDFTFTYKVFREQIEPLLLQAASRCKLLMKTPPPFVLVTQLEDFYTRYQINAYTTESQRLFEVYSELHKNILDVFRENNLEPTSSHFVKVNQ; via the coding sequence ATGAGACAAAGCCTGAAAACATTTCTACTACTGCTGCTGTTGCTCCCACTGAAGAGCATCGCACAAGATGTTGACTCCGTTCAGCTGATGATGGACTCGCTGCGCCGCGAAGTGCAGGAACTGCGCCTGAAGGAGATAGTGATGAAACACAAGCTCGACTCCACCGGACAGTCGGCACGCGACGACTCTATGCGCCGTGAACACCAGCGCCAACACATCGACTCACTGCGACAGATAACACCTGGCGTGCCCCTTATTGTAGAGGGTGACACGCTCTTCGTGGTCTATGCCAAGCTGGGTGGCGAAGATGCCCTTCACCGTGTGGAGTCCATGGAGCGTAAGATAGTACAGATAGGCAAGAGTTTCCGCACCACCACCGACAGCATCCATGTGTTTGATTCCGAGCTTACCAGCGACGTGATGTGTGGTGAGATTGTGCTGGTACGTGTCAGCGATTACGATGGTCTCTGGAACGGTCTGTCACGCCATGACCTGGCCACCAATCATGCCCGTATCATCCAGGTGAAGATAGAACAGCTACAGGAGGAATATGGCCTTAAGGCGAAGCTCCACGGACTGGCATGGGCACTGTTGCTCATCATTGTCCAGATAGTGCTCTTCGTGCTCACCACACGCTTCATCCACTGGCTGCGCAACGAGGTGATGGGAGGTCTGCGCGGTCGCATGAAGCCTGTCGTCATCAAGGGTTACGAGCTGTTGAATGTCAACAACGCCAAGCGCATACTGCTCATCACGGTGCGCATCCTTCAGGTATTGCTCATCGTATTTCAGCTCGCCATCTCACTGCCAGTGCTGTTCAGCATCTTCCCAGAGACGGAGAAGTTCACATGGAACATGATCAACTACGTGTGGTCACCGCTGCGCGACATCTTCATCTCCTTTGTCAACTACTTCCCTAACCTGGTGAAGATTATCGTCATCATCTATGTCGTCCGCTGGCTGCTGCGTGCGGTGAGACACATGAGCGACGAGATAGCTTCCGGCCGACTGAAGATAGACAGCTTCTATCAGGACTGGGCTCAGCCTACCTATCAAATCATACGCATCTTCATCATTGCCTTCACACTCATCGTCATCTGGCCCTTGCTTCCAGGCTCTGACTCGGGTGTGTTCAAGGGTGTCTCCATCTTCGTAGCTGCCCTGTTCTCACTGGGTTCCACTGCATCTATAGGCAACCTTATCTCGGGCATCATCATCACCTATATGCGTCCGTTCCTCGTGGGCGACTACGTGCAGATTGGCGACCGCGAGGGAACGGTCATCGAGAAGAATGCCTTCATCACTCGTCTGCGCGACATCAAGGAGAACATCATCACCGTGCCCAACAACTCCATACTCTCTCAGACCACGGTGAACTATACGGCGGCGGTACGTGCTGCTGGCGGCACAATCGTTCACAGCGACTTCACGTTCACCTACAAGGTGTTCCGCGAACAGATAGAGCCGTTGCTCCTTCAGGCTGCATCTCGCTGTAAGCTGCTCATGAAGACTCCCCCACCCTTCGTGCTTGTCACTCAGCTGGAGGACTTCTACACTCGCTATCAGATTAATGCCTACACCACTGAGTCACAGCGTCTCTTCGAGGTCTATAGCGAACTTCACAAGAACATCCTAGATGTGTTCCGCGAGAATAACCTCGAACCAACATCAAGTCATTTTGTAAAGGTCAATCAATAA
- the leuS gene encoding leucine--tRNA ligase produces MEYNFRDIEKKWQKRWVENGTYRVVEDETKKKFYVLNMFPYPSGAGLHVGHPLGYIASDIYARYKRLCGYNVLNPMGYDAYGLPAEQYAIQTGQHPAITTEQNINRYREQLDKIGFSFDWSREVRTCEPGYYKWTQWAFQRMFRSYFSTSSQKAQPIIKLIEHFELMGTENCGALGTEELHFTATEWAAFTEKKKQEVLMNYRIAYLAETMVNWCPALGTVLANDEVINGVSERGGYPVEQKKMRQWCLRVSAYAKRLLDGLDTIDWSDSIKEAQRNWIGRSEGTEMEFKIAGPVPEGSPEGFTIFTTRADTIFGVTFMVLAPESELVQQLTTPEQKAAVDEYLAYVKKRTERERQMDHSVTGVFSGSYAINPFTDEKIPIWISEYVLAGYGTGAIMAVPAHDSRDYAFAKHFNLPIIPLIEGADVSEESFDAKEGIVMNSPKTSPNPSEGVEPFTLNGLTVKEAIAKTKKYVTETGIGRVKVNYRLRDAIFSRQRYWGEPFPVYYKDGMPYMIPTECLPLQLPEIDDYKPTATGEPPLGHAKKWAWDTKTDTVVDCSAIDNKTVFPLELNTMPGFAGSSAYYLRYMDPKNDKALTDKAKNEYWRSVDLYVGGSEHATGHLIYSRFWDKFLYDSGYTCEDEPFKKLVNQGMIQGRSNFVYRITSPNPSEGGETKVPTFVSLGLKDQYDVTPIHVDVNIVANDVLDIEAFKAWRPEYANAEFILENGQYICGWAVEKMSKSMYNVVNPDSIVEKYGADTLRLFEMFLGPVEQAKPWDTNNIEGSHRFLKKFWNMVSSACESADASAAATPEELKSLHKLIKKVTGDIEQFSYNTAISAFMICNNELAQLKCKNKEVMKTLVVLIAPFAPHMAEELWEMLGGEGSVCDAQWPTWNEEYLVESQMKMGIAFNGKARFELQFPADADNATIEAAVRADERTAKYVEGKQIMKVIIVPKRMVNIVFK; encoded by the coding sequence ATGGAATACAACTTCAGAGACATTGAGAAAAAATGGCAGAAGCGATGGGTAGAGAACGGCACCTATCGTGTTGTGGAAGACGAAACGAAGAAGAAATTCTATGTACTTAACATGTTCCCTTATCCCAGTGGAGCAGGCCTGCATGTAGGTCATCCTCTGGGATATATAGCATCAGACATATATGCACGCTATAAGCGTCTGTGTGGCTATAATGTGCTGAACCCCATGGGATATGATGCCTATGGACTGCCTGCTGAGCAGTATGCTATACAGACCGGACAGCACCCTGCCATCACTACTGAGCAAAATATCAACCGCTACCGTGAACAGCTGGACAAAATTGGCTTCTCGTTTGACTGGAGTCGTGAGGTGCGCACCTGTGAGCCAGGCTACTATAAGTGGACACAGTGGGCTTTCCAGCGCATGTTCCGCAGCTATTTCAGCACATCGTCGCAGAAGGCACAGCCCATCATAAAGCTCATTGAGCACTTTGAGCTGATGGGTACTGAGAACTGTGGCGCACTGGGCACAGAGGAACTGCATTTCACAGCTACTGAATGGGCTGCCTTCACGGAGAAGAAAAAGCAGGAGGTGCTCATGAACTACCGCATAGCCTATCTGGCAGAGACAATGGTGAACTGGTGTCCGGCACTCGGCACCGTGCTTGCCAACGACGAGGTTATCAACGGTGTCAGCGAGCGCGGCGGCTATCCTGTAGAGCAGAAGAAGATGCGTCAGTGGTGTCTGCGTGTATCAGCCTATGCAAAGCGCCTGCTCGATGGTCTCGACACCATTGACTGGAGCGACTCAATAAAGGAGGCACAGCGCAACTGGATAGGTCGTTCAGAAGGCACAGAGATGGAGTTTAAGATAGCAGGCCCTGTTCCCGAGGGTTCTCCTGAGGGCTTCACCATCTTCACCACCCGCGCCGACACCATCTTCGGCGTTACGTTCATGGTGCTGGCACCTGAGTCAGAGCTCGTTCAGCAGCTGACGACACCTGAGCAGAAGGCTGCCGTAGATGAATACTTAGCTTATGTGAAGAAGCGCACAGAGCGTGAGCGTCAGATGGACCACAGCGTCACAGGCGTGTTCTCTGGTTCGTATGCCATTAACCCATTCACTGATGAGAAAATTCCCATCTGGATTTCTGAATATGTGCTTGCCGGCTACGGCACAGGCGCCATCATGGCAGTGCCTGCTCACGACAGTCGTGACTATGCCTTTGCAAAGCACTTCAACCTGCCTATCATCCCACTTATCGAGGGTGCCGACGTCAGCGAGGAGAGCTTCGATGCGAAGGAAGGAATCGTGATGAACTCACCGAAGACCTCTCCCAACCCCTCCGAGGGAGTGGAGCCGTTTACCCTCAACGGTCTTACCGTCAAGGAGGCTATTGCCAAGACAAAGAAATATGTCACGGAGACAGGCATTGGCCGCGTGAAGGTGAACTATCGTCTGCGTGACGCTATCTTCTCACGTCAGCGTTACTGGGGCGAGCCGTTCCCTGTTTACTACAAGGACGGAATGCCTTACATGATTCCTACGGAGTGTCTGCCTCTGCAGCTGCCTGAGATCGATGACTACAAGCCAACGGCAACAGGTGAGCCACCACTCGGCCACGCAAAGAAATGGGCCTGGGACACGAAGACCGACACAGTGGTCGATTGTTCAGCAATCGACAACAAGACAGTCTTCCCACTGGAGCTGAACACCATGCCTGGCTTCGCAGGAAGCAGCGCCTACTACTTACGCTATATGGATCCGAAGAACGACAAAGCACTCACCGACAAGGCGAAGAACGAGTACTGGCGCTCAGTGGATCTCTATGTGGGCGGCTCAGAGCATGCTACAGGTCACCTCATCTACTCACGCTTCTGGGATAAGTTCCTCTATGACAGCGGCTACACCTGCGAGGACGAGCCATTCAAGAAACTTGTTAACCAGGGCATGATTCAGGGACGAAGCAACTTCGTATATAGAATAACCTCTCCCAACCCCTCCGAGGGAGGGGAGACAAAAGTCCCAACTTTTGTTAGCCTCGGGTTGAAAGACCAGTATGACGTCACTCCTATCCATGTGGATGTGAACATCGTAGCTAACGACGTGCTCGACATTGAGGCCTTCAAGGCTTGGCGTCCTGAGTATGCCAACGCAGAGTTCATTCTGGAGAACGGACAGTACATCTGCGGATGGGCTGTAGAGAAGATGTCGAAGTCGATGTACAACGTGGTGAACCCCGACAGCATCGTGGAGAAGTACGGTGCTGACACTCTCAGACTCTTTGAGATGTTCCTCGGTCCTGTGGAGCAGGCTAAGCCTTGGGATACCAACAATATTGAGGGCTCACACCGCTTCCTGAAGAAGTTCTGGAACATGGTTAGCTCAGCATGTGAGAGTGCTGACGCCAGTGCTGCAGCAACGCCAGAGGAGCTCAAGAGCCTCCACAAGCTGATAAAGAAAGTGACAGGCGACATAGAGCAGTTCTCTTACAACACTGCCATCTCGGCATTTATGATATGTAACAACGAGCTGGCACAGCTGAAGTGCAAGAACAAAGAGGTGATGAAGACTCTCGTGGTGCTCATCGCTCCATTTGCTCCTCACATGGCAGAAGAGTTGTGGGAGATGCTTGGTGGCGAAGGCAGCGTCTGCGATGCACAGTGGCCTACATGGAACGAGGAGTATCTCGTGGAGAGCCAGATGAAGATGGGTATAGCCTTCAATGGTAAGGCCCGCTTTGAACTGCAGTTCCCTGCCGATGCCGACAACGCCACCATTGAGGCTGCCGTCCGTGCCGACGAGCGCACTGCGAAATATGTGGAAGGCAAGCAGATTATGAAGGTTATCATCGTCCCTAAGCGTATGGTGAACATCGTATTCAAATAA
- a CDS encoding YitT family protein has product MTIDHKLILKEIQDYVGITLGLLLYSFGFTVFLMPYEIVTGGVAGISAIIFYATGFNIEYSYFLINALLLIVALRILGWKFLSKTIYAILVLSFLLGFFQTLMPRDEAGNFVKILGEGQNFMSLILGCTMTGSALGIVFLNNGSTGGTDIIAASVNKYHDFSLGTVLTFLDLLIIGSCLLIPAFGDMLQRTYMVVFGLCTMVIENFMLDFLMNRQRQSVQFMIFSKKWQEIANAIGTQLEHGVTILDGHGWYTGHEQKVLCILAKKNESTVIFRIIKSIDPQAFVSQSAVIGVFGEGFDQIKVK; this is encoded by the coding sequence ATGACAATAGATCACAAGCTTATTCTTAAGGAGATCCAGGATTATGTTGGCATAACCCTTGGTCTCCTTCTGTATTCCTTTGGTTTCACCGTCTTCCTCATGCCCTATGAGATAGTGACGGGTGGTGTGGCAGGTATCTCGGCCATCATCTTCTATGCCACAGGATTCAACATTGAGTATAGCTATTTCCTCATCAATGCGTTGCTGCTCATAGTAGCACTGCGCATACTGGGATGGAAGTTCTTGTCGAAGACCATCTATGCCATTCTGGTGCTTTCGTTCCTACTGGGATTCTTCCAGACGCTGATGCCGCGCGACGAGGCAGGAAATTTCGTGAAGATACTGGGTGAGGGACAGAACTTCATGTCGCTCATCTTAGGCTGTACGATGACGGGATCTGCACTGGGTATAGTGTTCCTGAACAACGGCTCTACGGGCGGTACCGACATCATTGCTGCGTCGGTGAACAAGTACCATGACTTCTCCCTTGGCACGGTGCTCACATTCCTCGACTTGCTAATCATTGGCTCCTGTCTGTTGATACCTGCATTCGGAGACATGCTGCAGCGTACATACATGGTTGTGTTCGGCCTCTGCACGATGGTCATAGAGAACTTCATGCTCGACTTCCTGATGAACCGTCAGCGACAGTCGGTGCAATTCATGATATTCTCCAAAAAATGGCAGGAGATAGCTAATGCCATAGGCACACAGCTGGAACATGGCGTCACCATACTCGATGGTCACGGATGGTACACAGGACATGAACAGAAGGTGCTCTGTATCCTGGCAAAGAAGAACGAGAGTACCGTCATCTTCCGTATCATAAAGAGTATAGACCCGCAGGCGTTCGTGTCACAGAGTGCCGTAATAGGTGTCTTCGGTGAGGGTTTCGATCAGATAAAAGTGAAATAA
- a CDS encoding non-canonical purine NTP diphosphatase translates to MKIVFATNNAHKLSEIRAILGDKIEVLSLKDIGCDADIPETGTTLKENALQKARYVWEHYHMSCFADDTGLEVDALDGAPGVYSARYAAVRYTATLPQSTDEQLAPASHDSEANMTQLLADLGNNNNRKARFRTVIALILKKDVCPCGCTSIKQEHLFEGVVEGEITRERSGAEGFGYDPIFRPDGYDKTFAELGADIKNQISHRARATAKLADYLMRL, encoded by the coding sequence ATGAAAATAGTTTTTGCAACGAATAATGCCCATAAGCTGTCGGAGATACGTGCCATACTGGGCGACAAAATAGAGGTGCTGTCACTGAAAGATATTGGCTGTGACGCGGATATTCCTGAGACAGGCACCACGCTGAAGGAGAACGCGCTGCAGAAGGCACGCTATGTGTGGGAACACTACCACATGAGCTGTTTTGCCGACGATACCGGCCTTGAAGTGGATGCACTGGATGGTGCTCCTGGCGTCTATAGCGCCCGCTATGCTGCCGTAAGGTACACTGCGACACTGCCGCAGTCTACAGATGAACAGCTCGCTCCCGCCTCCCACGACAGCGAGGCAAACATGACACAGCTGCTCGCCGATTTAGGAAATAATAACAACCGTAAGGCACGATTTCGTACTGTCATTGCGTTAATACTGAAGAAGGATGTGTGTCCCTGTGGCTGTACCAGCATCAAGCAGGAGCATCTCTTCGAAGGTGTCGTTGAGGGCGAGATAACTCGTGAGAGGAGTGGGGCAGAGGGCTTCGGCTACGACCCAATCTTCCGTCCCGATGGCTACGACAAGACATTTGCAGAACTGGGTGCTGACATCAAGAACCAGATAAGCCACCGCGCTCGTGCAACAGCAAAGCTCGCTGACTATCTGATGAGATTATAG
- a CDS encoding Por secretion system protein, translated as MMKQSITKNWIKILMVVAFCLQFSLLSFQSSECKAQTGLWRAYMAYSEPQQIVKGGNKLYVRASTNLYSYNLNDHSITTYDKIGILSDTRITHIAWSDEAKKLIIVYENKNIDLLAADDEVFNLSSYYSRSMTQDKTINTIYINGHIAYLCTRFGLVKIDMRENEIAESYILRHNITGMGIVGSAIYAKVEDATTYVITANTGANLIDPSSWTTTTDYPANIFDVSTADWDNYIEIVKTLKPGGPMHNVFEFMRFKNNTLYSCGGGFKSAQLLDLETPANIQILSSDREWTISEGENDIRGRFEDTKHESWQFIDMMAFDVDPADPTHIFGGARSGLYEFKDGKVVNYYNLSNSILETAVAGNPSYVLVEGVMYDSEGNLWILQSITPNNSLLVITKDGEWKKLNPSELIYNEKRVLGALQFLLMDSRGLIWFVNNHYDRPSFFCYDPKTKEVINTFTKFTNQDGTSYGSDTYYPRCFAEDLDGNIWIGTSIGAFMIEAANIYTPGTYLTQVKVPRNDGSDLADYLLSSANVTSIVIDGAGRKWFGTIGSGAYLISRDNMEEIHHFTAENTQLLSNDVMSIAVDDRTGEVFFGTEKGLCSYISDATAAVDEMKKDDVYAFPNPVPSGYKGLITVRGLSFDADVKILTVSGKLVAQGRSNGGTFTWNGRDLKGRRVASGVYMIATATSDGKSGVVAKVAIVN; from the coding sequence ATGATGAAACAAAGTATTACAAAAAACTGGATTAAGATATTGATGGTTGTGGCGTTTTGTCTTCAATTCTCATTGCTTAGTTTTCAATCATCAGAATGTAAGGCACAGACAGGCTTGTGGCGTGCCTATATGGCCTATTCTGAGCCACAACAGATAGTAAAGGGAGGGAATAAACTCTATGTGAGAGCTTCTACAAACCTCTATAGCTATAACCTCAATGACCATAGCATCACTACTTATGACAAGATAGGTATCCTCAGCGACACACGCATCACACATATTGCATGGTCGGACGAGGCGAAGAAGCTGATCATCGTCTATGAGAATAAGAATATAGACCTATTGGCGGCCGACGACGAGGTGTTTAATCTCAGCTCCTACTACTCTCGTTCCATGACACAGGACAAGACAATAAACACCATCTATATCAATGGTCATATAGCCTATCTTTGCACCCGTTTCGGACTGGTGAAGATTGACATGCGTGAGAACGAGATAGCAGAGTCTTATATTCTGAGGCATAACATCACCGGTATGGGTATCGTAGGCTCTGCAATCTATGCAAAGGTGGAGGATGCTACGACTTATGTCATCACGGCAAATACTGGTGCAAACCTCATTGACCCGAGCAGTTGGACAACTACAACAGACTATCCTGCAAACATTTTCGACGTAAGCACTGCCGACTGGGATAACTATATAGAGATAGTGAAGACGCTGAAGCCTGGCGGACCAATGCACAACGTGTTTGAGTTCATGCGCTTTAAGAATAATACACTCTACAGCTGTGGCGGCGGCTTTAAGTCTGCACAGCTGTTGGATCTGGAGACTCCAGCCAACATTCAGATTCTCTCGAGCGACCGTGAGTGGACAATCTCCGAAGGAGAGAACGACATCCGAGGCCGTTTTGAAGATACAAAACATGAATCTTGGCAATTTATAGATATGATGGCGTTCGACGTTGATCCTGCTGACCCAACCCACATCTTTGGTGGCGCACGCTCAGGACTCTATGAATTCAAAGATGGAAAAGTTGTGAACTATTACAATCTGTCGAATTCTATTTTAGAAACGGCAGTGGCGGGTAATCCTAGCTACGTTTTGGTGGAAGGAGTAATGTATGACTCAGAAGGAAATCTGTGGATATTGCAGAGTATAACTCCTAATAACTCACTTTTGGTTATAACTAAGGACGGTGAATGGAAAAAGTTGAATCCATCAGAACTCATTTATAATGAAAAGCGTGTGCTTGGGGCTCTTCAGTTTCTCCTAATGGACAGCCGCGGACTTATATGGTTTGTCAATAACCACTATGACCGTCCGTCATTCTTCTGCTATGATCCGAAGACTAAAGAGGTTATTAATACGTTCACTAAGTTCACCAATCAGGACGGCACATCCTATGGTTCCGACACTTACTATCCTCGCTGCTTCGCAGAGGACCTCGACGGCAATATATGGATAGGTACGAGCATCGGTGCCTTCATGATTGAGGCAGCCAATATTTATACTCCTGGCACTTATCTCACACAGGTGAAGGTGCCTCGTAATGACGGTTCCGATCTTGCCGACTACCTCCTCTCGTCAGCTAATGTCACCTCGATAGTCATCGATGGTGCCGGACGTAAATGGTTCGGAACGATAGGTAGCGGAGCTTACCTTATAAGCAGGGACAACATGGAGGAGATACACCATTTCACTGCAGAGAATACACAGCTGCTATCAAACGACGTGATGTCGATAGCTGTTGATGATCGTACGGGAGAGGTGTTCTTCGGCACAGAGAAAGGACTGTGTTCATATATCAGCGATGCTACCGCTGCGGTGGATGAAATGAAGAAAGATGATGTCTATGCTTTCCCAAATCCTGTTCCATCGGGCTATAAAGGCCTTATAACGGTCCGTGGGCTGTCTTTTGATGCTGATGTGAAGATACTTACCGTCAGCGGCAAACTCGTGGCTCAGGGACGCTCTAATGGCGGCACATTCACTTGGAACGGTCGTGACCTCAAGGGACGTCGTGTTGCATCAGGTGTATATATGATTGCCACAGCAACCAGCGACGGCAAGTCGGGCGTGGTGGCAAAGGTGGCTATCGTTAACTGA